From Butyricimonas paravirosa, one genomic window encodes:
- a CDS encoding M16 family metallopeptidase yields MRTILRQIILGIFLLVAVSSVASAQQLNMGDILPQDTNVRVGKLDNGMGYYLRHNAKSTGLADFYIVYDVGSVQEEDSQNGLAHFLEHMMFNGTKHFPDDSMIRWLESIGMQFGTNLNAATGMEMTYYQLTQVPLKRESIVDSMLLILHDWSGYLALEDKKIDKERGVIIEELRQRNNAQFRVGNKAAISVFGDTRYAHRNMLGTEEFLRTFDSQMLRDFYKCWYRPDLQAVVIVGDFDVNEMEAKLKKVMADIPVAQNPKAKEVIRIPDNVVPVVTVITDPEQQTCNANFYIRRAAVPKELNNRVGATYMNIMINIAAAMMNTRFGELAQQEGCPFASAHLQNVPLTNTCDALELQVVARGDAIAEAFTSAYGELERVRRFGFTEEELEQVRTGILRGGKYAYETAGDRETGMLVWECINHYVKNTPLMSPRHKWAVTQLMLMKQVTLQEVNELVQQLISLANNVLVISAPEKAKRVLPETEILENFFSWVRTVEMEPYQTEKIDRPLLSEEVISGRVIKTKKGKYGSTVWMLKNGIRVVVLPTTDTPYQIVMSGQASGGLSMIPTEDYYSVSMLAQVVSASGVGDFTAEQLRKVLGSKVVNIQPTINRFSTDINGSAAKGDVETMLQLTYLYFTRPNFDRGRLDMVIEANRKNLENSVNSPDFVMTQMVNKITYGDQQRTRIPDEQILAGIDCGKISSWYRNLFTDAAGNYTFYFVGDIDMETFKPLVEKYIGGLPAGKQQLGWKDDGVRVLPGVKEERQEIRMETARSMVSIGYSGGMDYTQQNMMTMGMLSACLQSRYNQIIREEKGGSYGVSVNGTLSRQPIGTYDLKVTFQTNPDMVEELVRVVKDELFQIADKGPDPEDLNKHLEYWRKMETQNARNVQTRLILLQTYYTWGEDWDVDYNKLLNSITVEKVQELARKIMADGNLKEVVVNPTTMVTR; encoded by the coding sequence ATGAGAACAATATTACGACAAATTATCTTGGGGATATTCTTGTTGGTGGCGGTAAGTAGTGTTGCTTCTGCCCAACAATTGAATATGGGGGATATACTCCCTCAAGATACAAATGTGAGGGTTGGAAAACTTGATAATGGGATGGGGTATTATTTGAGGCATAATGCCAAGTCGACGGGATTGGCGGATTTCTACATTGTGTATGATGTGGGATCAGTTCAAGAAGAGGATTCACAAAATGGATTAGCGCATTTCTTGGAACACATGATGTTTAACGGGACAAAGCATTTTCCGGATGATAGTATGATCCGGTGGCTGGAGAGTATCGGGATGCAGTTCGGGACGAACTTGAATGCCGCCACGGGGATGGAAATGACGTATTACCAGTTGACGCAAGTCCCGCTTAAGCGGGAAAGTATCGTGGACTCGATGTTGTTGATCTTACACGACTGGTCTGGGTATTTGGCTTTGGAAGATAAGAAGATTGACAAGGAACGGGGGGTGATTATAGAGGAGTTACGGCAACGGAATAATGCCCAATTCCGGGTGGGTAATAAGGCGGCTATTTCCGTTTTTGGAGATACTCGTTATGCACACCGGAATATGCTCGGTACGGAAGAGTTCCTGCGTACGTTTGATTCTCAGATGCTTCGAGATTTTTACAAGTGCTGGTATCGTCCGGATTTACAGGCCGTGGTAATTGTCGGTGATTTCGACGTGAACGAGATGGAGGCGAAGTTGAAGAAAGTAATGGCGGATATTCCTGTCGCTCAGAATCCGAAAGCAAAGGAGGTGATTCGGATTCCGGATAACGTGGTTCCTGTTGTGACGGTGATCACAGATCCGGAACAACAGACGTGTAATGCAAATTTTTATATCAGGCGAGCGGCTGTTCCAAAGGAATTGAATAACCGGGTCGGGGCGACTTACATGAACATAATGATCAATATTGCCGCAGCCATGATGAACACTCGTTTTGGGGAGCTGGCGCAACAGGAGGGATGTCCGTTCGCATCTGCCCATTTGCAGAATGTTCCGCTGACGAATACTTGTGATGCGTTGGAATTGCAGGTCGTGGCACGCGGAGATGCTATTGCGGAGGCTTTCACCTCAGCGTATGGAGAGTTGGAACGAGTGCGACGTTTCGGGTTCACGGAGGAGGAATTGGAGCAGGTTCGCACGGGAATCTTGAGAGGTGGAAAGTATGCGTACGAGACTGCTGGGGACCGGGAAACCGGGATGCTAGTGTGGGAGTGTATCAATCATTACGTGAAGAATACGCCCTTGATGTCTCCGCGACACAAGTGGGCGGTTACGCAATTGATGTTGATGAAACAGGTGACATTGCAGGAGGTTAACGAGTTGGTACAGCAGCTAATCTCGCTTGCTAATAACGTGTTGGTTATTTCCGCCCCGGAAAAGGCGAAGAGGGTTTTACCCGAAACGGAGATTCTGGAAAATTTCTTCTCGTGGGTTCGAACGGTTGAGATGGAACCTTACCAGACTGAAAAAATTGATCGACCCCTCTTGTCTGAAGAGGTTATTTCTGGTCGTGTTATAAAAACCAAGAAAGGGAAATATGGTTCGACCGTGTGGATGTTGAAGAATGGTATCCGAGTTGTAGTGTTACCAACCACGGATACTCCGTATCAGATCGTCATGAGCGGTCAGGCGAGTGGGGGACTTTCCATGATTCCCACGGAGGATTATTATTCGGTTTCGATGCTCGCACAGGTGGTGAGTGCTTCGGGAGTAGGGGATTTCACTGCAGAGCAGTTACGAAAGGTGTTGGGTAGCAAGGTTGTTAACATACAACCTACGATTAATCGTTTTTCGACAGATATAAACGGAAGTGCCGCGAAAGGAGACGTGGAGACCATGTTACAATTGACGTATCTGTATTTTACACGTCCTAATTTTGATCGGGGGCGTTTGGATATGGTAATCGAGGCGAACCGGAAAAATTTGGAAAATTCAGTAAACTCTCCGGATTTTGTCATGACACAAATGGTGAATAAGATCACGTATGGTGACCAACAGCGAACACGAATTCCTGATGAACAGATCTTGGCAGGTATTGATTGTGGTAAAATTAGCTCTTGGTATCGTAATTTGTTTACTGATGCGGCAGGTAATTATACTTTTTATTTTGTCGGGGATATTGACATGGAAACTTTCAAGCCTCTGGTGGAAAAATATATTGGAGGACTTCCTGCCGGGAAGCAACAATTGGGATGGAAGGATGACGGGGTGAGGGTGTTGCCCGGAGTGAAAGAGGAAAGGCAAGAAATACGTATGGAAACTGCCAGAAGTATGGTTAGTATTGGTTACTCGGGCGGGATGGACTACACGCAACAGAATATGATGACGATGGGAATGCTTTCCGCTTGTCTTCAATCACGCTATAATCAAATTATTCGAGAGGAAAAAGGTGGAAGTTACGGGGTTTCCGTGAATGGAACTCTCTCCAGACAACCGATCGGTACGTATGATCTGAAGGTAACTTTCCAGACGAACCCGGACATGGTGGAAGAGCTGGTTCGGGTGGTAAAAGACGAGCTTTTTCAGATTGCCGACAAAGGGCCTGATCCTGAAGATTTAAACAAGCATCTGGAATATTGGCGAAAGATGGAAACTCAAAATGCAAGGAATGTTCAGACTCGTTTGATTTTATTACAGACGTATTACACGTGGGGTGAGGATTGGGATGTTGATTACAATAAATTGTTGAATTCGATCACAGTGGAAAAAGTGCAGGAGCTTGCCCGGAAAATCATGGCTGATGGGAATTTGAAGGAGGTGGTGGTAAATCCGACGACGATGGTTACTCGATGA
- a CDS encoding thioredoxin domain-containing protein: MRRSVVLIVLFWAMGLNALAQTQGIMFEPTRSWKKIVEKARSENKLIFVDCYADWCGPCKQLASQVFTQKEVGDVFNSHFVNVQFNVEKDADGKVNVAKWGVASLPTLVFIDPKTEQVIGKLVGAGDAAWLVNGAKAVLDPAKRLDVLATRYNAGEREPAFLLEFIKALGSAGMNAEVQQVVKEWLDGLSLDQLATPRMWPIIMQFENDPLSKTLLMVRDHIDRFYSIPLENQRAMVDATLMGAMVQTAMEFSTNPNLGIYEQDRFNAFVDYLDQAKEGPGKTMAAVWLNTSQLARQGDWKQMLEAMREVERENVFPPQLYGPYFSFFMQALTQVKEQKAAVEAGLKWLDELIMAASGEDVVSYQTRAMMYAGKAALWQALGKSAEMKKAQKEMEKYVNLLKANAGNHVNEQMSGVVPGGVSQGLGDSQASREITLNYEFRQGVPVVKVEINGHTYYFLFDTCAGITCVSDKLVNTEKLAYQQTGNTMQGMGDQVVMAEIPVLSLGGLVLKGRQAAVMSEHNPVFKHLGVDGTIGANVINEFVVTIDARNKTITLSDRVDPSISRWETLKLWNNVPLLSVKVQGKGEVHDVPALFDTGNGTGAIGLPSVEGFEQWTQAGIIGDVEEGNGFIGTMVGGMVKTDKLYRGRMTGLHLGDAVFKKMPIITGGIGYLLLCFKTTDLGVFTLDYPNGRYHFEPYVDASVWEGDSRPVMTGSDNGVLKIAAVWGKEASKRLAPRWTVIALDGKPLESMALDSPNIDEMIRERGVKTVTVRDTEGKEYEVKAEVFLPSMR; this comes from the coding sequence ATGAGAAGAAGTGTTGTTTTAATTGTCTTGTTTTGGGCGATGGGCTTGAATGCTCTCGCCCAAACACAAGGCATTATGTTTGAGCCTACCCGGTCGTGGAAGAAGATCGTGGAAAAGGCTCGGAGCGAGAACAAGTTGATTTTCGTGGATTGTTACGCTGATTGGTGTGGCCCATGTAAACAACTAGCATCGCAGGTGTTCACGCAAAAAGAAGTGGGAGATGTTTTTAACAGCCACTTTGTCAACGTGCAGTTTAATGTAGAGAAAGATGCTGATGGCAAGGTGAATGTTGCGAAATGGGGAGTTGCTTCTTTACCAACGCTCGTGTTTATTGATCCGAAGACGGAACAGGTTATCGGAAAGCTTGTCGGGGCGGGTGATGCCGCTTGGCTTGTGAATGGGGCGAAAGCCGTGTTGGATCCTGCCAAGCGGTTGGATGTATTGGCAACCCGGTATAACGCAGGGGAGCGGGAGCCGGCATTTCTTTTGGAGTTTATTAAGGCTCTGGGGAGTGCGGGGATGAATGCCGAGGTGCAGCAAGTGGTGAAAGAGTGGCTTGACGGGTTATCACTTGATCAATTGGCGACACCGCGGATGTGGCCGATCATCATGCAGTTTGAAAATGACCCGTTGTCGAAAACGTTACTGATGGTACGGGATCATATTGATCGTTTTTACTCTATTCCCTTGGAGAACCAGCGGGCAATGGTGGACGCCACGTTAATGGGGGCGATGGTGCAAACGGCAATGGAGTTTTCCACGAATCCCAATCTTGGCATTTATGAACAGGATCGGTTTAATGCTTTTGTCGATTATCTGGATCAGGCAAAAGAGGGGCCGGGGAAAACGATGGCTGCCGTGTGGTTGAACACGTCGCAACTCGCCCGGCAAGGGGACTGGAAACAGATGTTGGAGGCGATGCGGGAGGTGGAGAGGGAGAATGTTTTTCCTCCCCAGTTGTACGGGCCGTATTTCTCGTTTTTCATGCAGGCATTGACACAGGTGAAAGAGCAGAAGGCGGCCGTTGAGGCCGGTTTGAAGTGGTTGGACGAGTTGATCATGGCGGCTTCGGGGGAAGATGTTGTTTCCTACCAGACACGTGCCATGATGTATGCGGGGAAAGCCGCTTTATGGCAGGCTTTGGGAAAATCCGCCGAGATGAAGAAGGCGCAGAAGGAGATGGAGAAGTATGTTAATTTGCTGAAAGCGAACGCGGGAAACCACGTGAATGAACAAATGTCGGGAGTTGTTCCGGGAGGGGTTTCCCAAGGATTGGGGGATAGTCAGGCAAGCCGGGAGATCACGTTGAATTACGAGTTCCGGCAAGGAGTCCCGGTGGTGAAGGTGGAGATTAACGGGCATACTTATTACTTTTTGTTTGATACTTGCGCGGGCATTACTTGCGTGTCCGACAAGCTGGTAAACACGGAGAAGTTAGCTTATCAGCAAACCGGGAACACGATGCAGGGGATGGGTGACCAAGTTGTCATGGCAGAGATCCCGGTGCTTTCGCTAGGTGGGCTTGTGCTGAAAGGCAGGCAGGCGGCCGTGATGAGCGAGCATAACCCGGTTTTCAAGCATTTGGGAGTTGACGGGACGATCGGGGCGAACGTGATTAACGAGTTCGTGGTGACGATTGACGCGAGGAATAAAACGATCACGCTTTCGGATCGGGTGGATCCTTCTATTTCTCGATGGGAGACGTTGAAGCTTTGGAACAATGTTCCGTTACTTTCGGTCAAGGTGCAAGGAAAAGGTGAAGTTCATGATGTTCCGGCTCTGTTCGACACGGGGAACGGAACGGGAGCTATCGGGTTGCCCTCGGTGGAAGGGTTTGAACAATGGACACAAGCGGGAATTATCGGGGACGTGGAAGAAGGGAACGGCTTTATCGGGACGATGGTTGGCGGTATGGTGAAGACGGATAAGCTTTACCGGGGTCGGATGACCGGACTTCATCTGGGAGATGCCGTTTTCAAGAAGATGCCGATTATTACCGGGGGAATCGGGTATTTGTTGCTCTGTTTCAAAACGACGGATTTAGGGGTGTTTACTCTTGATTATCCAAACGGAAGGTACCACTTTGAACCTTATGTCGATGCAAGCGTGTGGGAAGGCGATAGCCGTCCCGTGATGACGGGGTCGGATAACGGGGTGTTGAAAATCGCTGCCGTGTGGGGTAAAGAGGCGAGCAAGCGGTTGGCCCCGCGATGGACGGTGATCGCCTTGGACGGGAAACCGTTGGAGAGCATGGCCTTGGATTCTCCCAATATCGACGAAATGATCCGTGAGCGTGGGGTAAAAACGGTGACCGTTCGAGATACGGAGGGGAAAGAGTATGAAGTGAAGGCGGAGGTGTTTTTACCAAGTATGAGATAG
- a CDS encoding DUF4998 domain-containing protein, which translates to MKELFFKYAVILVLLAGYLTGCEKLEDTYSKHTGDGPEQYLTKIYDLKGEPKWLSVLLTWNLKLDPGRTAIMVEWTDDEKTDSVIIDRDSESYLVEGLKNYEYTFRVSAIEQKEGEIIKQSLGDPVYVRPYTSASEELLLFTRVVNKQFQVADKYLFVAFDEWADNLIAFKIGYFEKGSETEQFWEVGPEDRENSWPKGKSYALIGENIDFTKPVKVYRKGKIAILDDMILDLDPIELSFNVPSFESDFAADVRNRLDLLGEIKQDDIKNVEILDIDYDQISLIDVLHFPNLKELHLGRNRYLALGTEDRVRSSLSNKELSIGALNVIAEKLGVKIYHYGNHYFDVVPDFFTEKNKLSEQPMLAFMDATNWDISVSPADALGYDSGAKNLLVDNDSYWLPQPTTQIRTHVIEIDMKQEETIAGFKIVQTKDFGDPDASRPETLSIEVETGSGQWATATFSKSTTLGNGEGETTIVYLNKDKGTKTAQKIRITVSDDFYKQGYDSSWNWVDFYNVTLSSIMVIKGN; encoded by the coding sequence ATGAAAGAATTATTTTTTAAATATGCGGTAATACTCGTTTTGCTCGCCGGATACCTGACGGGATGCGAGAAACTTGAAGATACTTATTCAAAGCACACGGGAGACGGTCCGGAGCAATACCTGACTAAAATCTATGATTTGAAAGGGGAACCTAAATGGTTGTCCGTGTTGCTGACGTGGAATCTGAAACTTGATCCGGGACGGACGGCGATCATGGTGGAATGGACCGATGACGAGAAGACGGATTCAGTGATTATTGATCGGGATAGCGAGAGTTATCTGGTGGAAGGGTTGAAAAATTATGAATACACGTTCCGTGTTAGCGCTATCGAGCAAAAGGAGGGGGAGATTATAAAACAGTCGTTAGGAGACCCGGTGTACGTGCGTCCGTACACGAGTGCGTCGGAGGAATTATTGCTTTTTACCCGTGTGGTAAATAAACAATTTCAAGTGGCCGATAAATATTTGTTTGTTGCCTTTGACGAATGGGCGGATAACTTGATTGCCTTTAAGATCGGTTATTTTGAAAAGGGCAGTGAGACGGAACAATTCTGGGAGGTTGGGCCTGAAGATCGGGAAAATAGCTGGCCGAAAGGAAAATCTTATGCGCTGATCGGGGAGAATATTGATTTTACAAAACCGGTAAAGGTGTATCGTAAAGGTAAAATCGCGATCCTTGATGATATGATATTGGATTTGGATCCCATCGAGTTGTCTTTTAATGTCCCCTCTTTCGAGAGTGATTTTGCGGCTGACGTGAGAAATCGATTGGATTTATTGGGGGAGATCAAGCAGGATGATATTAAGAACGTGGAAATACTGGATATAGATTATGACCAGATTTCGTTAATAGATGTTCTTCATTTCCCGAATCTAAAGGAACTTCATTTGGGAAGAAACCGGTATCTTGCATTGGGAACGGAGGATCGGGTAAGATCCAGCCTTTCTAATAAGGAACTTTCTATCGGGGCTTTGAACGTGATTGCCGAGAAGTTGGGTGTGAAGATTTATCATTACGGGAATCATTATTTTGATGTTGTCCCTGATTTCTTTACAGAAAAGAATAAACTGTCTGAACAGCCGATGCTTGCATTCATGGATGCCACAAACTGGGATATATCTGTGTCTCCGGCAGATGCATTGGGATATGATTCCGGGGCAAAGAATCTGTTGGTTGATAATGATTCTTATTGGTTGCCGCAACCGACAACTCAGATCCGGACGCATGTCATCGAGATCGATATGAAACAGGAGGAGACAATTGCCGGATTCAAGATTGTGCAGACAAAAGACTTCGGAGATCCGGATGCTTCTCGCCCGGAGACTCTGAGTATAGAAGTCGAGACCGGATCAGGACAATGGGCGACAGCGACTTTCAGCAAAAGTACAACTCTCGGAAACGGAGAAGGTGAGACCACGATCGTCTACCTGAACAAGGATAAAGGGACGAAAACAGCTCAAAAAATCAGGATTACGGTATCTGATGATTTCTATAAACAAGGTTATGATTCATCTTGGAATTGGGTGGATTTCTATAACGTGACGTTATCCTCGATTATGGTGATCAAGGGAAATTAG
- a CDS encoding DUF4959 domain-containing protein, translated as MRNTILLILLMFGLFGCSDDDNVNFDVEINENMFSFTPTEGGAVMRYSLSDRRVNRVKAEYTDEYGTRVYKVADYAVDTLVLDGFNQVHENVPVKVSFLDKNEQESKVMNFTFDTRPSALYSFFDKVEVSSYWNGFQVICDLEGRTEGSASVYFVGINPTTKLRDTIFLENFRLTNGHSVKAYSLDDSQQQEDYTIVITTEDDRQRIARKQIWTGVKGATRALIPNYNFELFDPFNKSKEMPRSTDSWNPGALGKGYLFDGDVKGTQALEYYRRGYATPPFTFLAGPNALNRPGNDVYFVLDIKEPAIVGEMRLYMRIQDEGAINHDFDNGYYTKLPCNVQVYAWVGDGDYHPTTNPGTKADWELIGNFEQDPGIEETERWYVNKEKVKDQCNTLTELAAVEAHYLSIPFPFEEREYRFLKIQFNETYVDTLTPDYDHNNNNNVTFHELEIYGVK; from the coding sequence ATGAGAAATACGATATTATTGATATTATTGATGTTCGGTTTGTTCGGTTGCTCCGATGATGATAACGTGAATTTCGATGTGGAGATAAACGAGAATATGTTTTCTTTTACACCGACGGAGGGGGGAGCCGTGATGCGTTATTCTCTCTCGGACCGACGCGTTAACCGGGTGAAGGCGGAGTACACGGACGAGTATGGTACACGGGTTTACAAGGTGGCGGATTATGCCGTGGACACGTTGGTCTTGGACGGGTTTAACCAAGTACACGAGAATGTTCCGGTGAAAGTATCATTTTTAGATAAGAATGAACAAGAGTCGAAGGTGATGAATTTTACTTTCGATACCCGTCCTTCGGCTCTTTACTCGTTCTTTGACAAGGTGGAGGTTAGTTCGTATTGGAATGGTTTCCAGGTGATTTGTGATTTGGAGGGTAGAACAGAGGGGTCGGCCTCGGTGTATTTCGTGGGGATAAATCCTACAACTAAGTTGAGGGATACGATCTTTTTAGAGAACTTCCGCTTAACGAATGGACATTCCGTGAAAGCGTATTCCTTGGACGATTCGCAACAGCAGGAAGATTATACGATCGTGATTACTACGGAAGATGACCGGCAGCGTATTGCCCGGAAACAAATTTGGACCGGGGTGAAAGGAGCCACACGGGCATTGATTCCTAACTATAATTTTGAACTTTTTGATCCTTTTAACAAGTCAAAAGAGATGCCTCGTTCTACCGATTCATGGAATCCGGGAGCGTTGGGTAAGGGCTACCTTTTTGACGGGGATGTGAAGGGGACGCAGGCTCTTGAATATTATAGGAGGGGGTATGCGACGCCACCTTTTACTTTCTTGGCGGGGCCTAATGCCTTGAATCGTCCGGGGAATGACGTTTATTTCGTGCTTGACATCAAGGAACCGGCTATCGTGGGAGAGATGCGCTTGTATATGCGGATTCAAGATGAGGGAGCTATAAATCATGATTTCGATAATGGTTATTACACCAAACTTCCCTGTAATGTTCAAGTGTATGCTTGGGTTGGTGACGGGGATTACCATCCGACAACAAATCCCGGAACAAAGGCGGATTGGGAACTGATCGGTAATTTTGAGCAGGATCCCGGTATAGAAGAGACGGAACGTTGGTACGTGAATAAGGAAAAGGTTAAGGATCAATGTAATACATTGACAGAATTAGCAGCCGTGGAGGCTCATTATTTGTCGATACCTTTCCCATTCGAGGAAAGGGAGTATCGTTTTTTGAAAATTCAATTCAACGAGACTTACGTGGATACTCTTACGCCAGACTATGACCATAATAATAATAACAACGTGACTTTCCATGAATTGGAGATCTACGGGGTAAAATAG
- a CDS encoding RagB/SusD family nutrient uptake outer membrane protein, which translates to MKFKNILILICSVYFFSGCDDYLDLVPEDDILTIPKIFETRSGAGQWMIDANLLFNMLAIHQTGNPALMGADEYTAGTYARVDKVLTSFYIADGLQTALSPLGDIWDYKSAYYYIRLCNTFLEHIGDVYNLRAGELETWTAEIKALKAFYYFELMKRYGPFTLVPKNIDIYAPIEEQRQQRSPMDSCVQAISTLLDEAIPHLTPLREKDASRREFFSKEGAMGLKARVLLYAASPLFNGGISPYKDMKNKDGSALFSPEDKEKWRIAAEYADETIEYLEGMGYKLISGTMTEATPLLNTMRDLESSLWAPNFQNSTEAIMIVSGINSIYQYLLPRLGTKESDPYYSSVLEGILGTNIRMVNKFYTVNGLPISEDKTWVYGDGYGMAQERDVRYTNVVPLSTDVLALHLDREPRFYATIAAPGLYWQLGPGSYNRLLVDSRRGQLFGVTQDRIISRVRQNLTGYYVKKGTRSDIRLPDYFNGISTFQQGATVYMRLAELYLIAAEAWNEYEGPNGTHRDKIFDRLNAVRERAGIPTVQESWGEYGINPNKFNEQAGLRDIIRREKTIEFMFEGHRFWDVRRWGTAIAEGWNDKPMAWVVLGETWQEFFNNGQGPVVVWDDAYFNPARDYLFPIKSEEAMVSGIVQNPGW; encoded by the coding sequence ATGAAATTCAAGAATATACTGATTTTAATTTGTTCCGTTTACTTTTTCTCGGGATGTGACGATTATCTCGATTTAGTACCTGAAGATGATATTCTGACGATCCCGAAAATATTTGAGACACGGAGCGGAGCGGGACAATGGATGATAGATGCGAATCTGTTATTTAATATGTTAGCGATACATCAAACTGGTAATCCTGCACTTATGGGAGCCGATGAGTACACGGCGGGAACTTATGCCCGGGTAGATAAGGTGTTGACATCTTTCTATATTGCGGATGGGCTACAGACAGCACTGTCACCGTTAGGTGATATATGGGATTATAAGAGTGCGTATTATTATATCCGTTTGTGTAATACCTTTTTGGAGCATATCGGGGATGTTTACAATTTACGTGCCGGGGAACTGGAGACTTGGACCGCAGAGATAAAAGCGTTGAAAGCTTTTTATTATTTTGAATTGATGAAACGTTACGGGCCGTTCACGTTGGTACCAAAAAATATAGATATTTATGCCCCCATAGAAGAACAACGGCAGCAGAGAAGCCCTATGGATAGTTGTGTTCAGGCGATTTCGACATTGTTGGATGAGGCGATTCCTCATTTAACTCCGTTAAGAGAAAAGGATGCGTCCAGAAGGGAGTTCTTTTCTAAAGAAGGGGCGATGGGTTTGAAAGCGAGGGTGTTGCTTTATGCAGCTTCTCCCTTGTTTAATGGTGGGATTAGCCCGTACAAGGACATGAAAAACAAGGACGGGAGTGCTCTATTTTCCCCGGAAGACAAGGAAAAATGGCGAATTGCTGCGGAGTATGCTGATGAAACAATAGAATATTTGGAGGGGATGGGATATAAATTGATTTCGGGAACGATGACGGAGGCAACTCCTCTTCTGAATACCATGCGGGATTTGGAATCCTCTTTATGGGCTCCTAATTTTCAGAATTCCACGGAAGCGATCATGATTGTTAGTGGAATTAATTCAATATATCAATACTTGTTACCTCGTTTGGGGACGAAGGAGTCCGACCCGTATTATAGCTCTGTTCTTGAAGGAATTCTTGGAACAAACATTCGGATGGTGAATAAATTTTACACGGTAAACGGGTTACCTATTTCGGAAGATAAGACTTGGGTTTACGGGGACGGTTATGGAATGGCACAGGAACGTGATGTCAGATACACGAATGTGGTACCGTTGAGTACGGATGTGTTGGCTCTGCATTTGGATCGGGAGCCTCGTTTTTATGCCACGATTGCAGCTCCGGGACTTTATTGGCAGTTAGGTCCGGGGAGTTATAATAGATTGCTGGTGGATTCTCGTCGGGGACAGTTGTTCGGTGTGACGCAGGATCGTATCATTTCGAGGGTACGGCAAAATCTTACCGGTTATTATGTGAAAAAAGGTACGCGGAGTGATATTCGACTACCGGATTATTTTAATGGTATCAGTACTTTTCAGCAAGGAGCGACCGTGTACATGCGATTGGCGGAGCTTTACCTGATAGCCGCAGAGGCTTGGAACGAGTACGAAGGGCCAAACGGAACTCATCGGGACAAGATCTTCGATCGGTTAAATGCAGTTCGCGAACGGGCAGGAATTCCTACTGTACAGGAAAGTTGGGGAGAATACGGTATCAATCCGAATAAGTTTAACGAGCAGGCTGGTTTGCGGGATATTATTCGTAGGGAGAAGACGATCGAGTTTATGTTCGAGGGACATCGTTTCTGGGATGTGCGCCGTTGGGGAACTGCTATCGCAGAGGGATGGAACGACAAGCCGATGGCTTGGGTTGTGCTAGGAGAGACATGGCAGGAATTTTTTAACAACGGTCAAGGCCCTGTGGTGGTGTGGGATGATGCGTATTTTAATCCGGCACGGGATTATCTGTTCCCCATCAAGAGTGAAGAAGCTATGGTTTCCGGTATCGTGCAAAATCCCGGATGGTAG